A single genomic interval of Streptomyces sp. BA2 harbors:
- a CDS encoding LysE family transporter produces the protein MAVSSITAFWAVSVLLILVPGADWAYAINAGLRDRSVVPAVSGLLLGYVALTAVVAAGVAAVVARTPSVLTALTVLGAVYLVWLGATTLARPAVAGTGPQEGDSEAAGSRVLKGVGISGLNPKALLLFLALLPQFTAPHGSWPLAAQIGTLGLVHTLSCAAIYLCVGVLARTILRARPKAARAVTRVSGAAMILIGVLLLAERLAA, from the coding sequence GTGGCTGTCAGCTCCATCACCGCCTTCTGGGCGGTCTCAGTCCTGCTCATCCTCGTGCCGGGGGCGGACTGGGCCTATGCGATCAACGCCGGGCTCCGCGATCGGTCCGTGGTGCCGGCCGTCAGCGGCCTTCTGCTCGGCTACGTCGCGCTGACCGCCGTGGTCGCCGCCGGGGTGGCGGCCGTGGTCGCGCGGACGCCGTCCGTCCTCACCGCCCTGACCGTCCTCGGCGCCGTCTACCTCGTGTGGCTCGGCGCCACGACGCTCGCCCGGCCCGCCGTCGCCGGGACGGGACCGCAGGAGGGGGACAGTGAAGCGGCGGGGTCCCGGGTCCTCAAGGGGGTGGGGATAAGCGGCCTCAACCCCAAGGCGCTCCTGCTGTTCCTGGCCCTGCTGCCGCAGTTCACCGCCCCGCACGGCAGTTGGCCACTGGCGGCCCAGATCGGCACGCTCGGCCTGGTGCACACGCTCAGCTGCGCCGCGATCTACCTGTGCGTGGGCGTACTGGCGCGCACCATCTTGCGTGCACGCCCGAAGGCCGCGCGCGCCGTCACCCGCGTCTCGGGCGCCGCCATGATCCTGATCGGCGTGCTCCTCCTCGCGGAACGCCTCGCGGCCTGA
- a CDS encoding ATP-binding protein: MDRAPGFSVRFKLTLSYAGFLMLAGGLLLAAVWMFLLRYVPDRAMLYNPDDSPHGVFPVRSALLDVFAPRAAAVMAFLLVFGLVGGWILAGRMLAPLTRITDATRMATKGSLSHRIRLPGRRDEFRELADDFDTMLAQLEAHVAEQRRFAANASHELRTPLAISQALLDVARNDPAQDLGEIIGRLHAVNSRAIDLTEALLVLSRADQRSFTREPVDLSLLVEEATETLLPLAERRGVTIENSGDIAPAFGSGALLLQLTTNLLHNAIVHNLPGKGTVRIETVAGPETVVLMVENSGATLSPQVVSTLTEPFQRGTERIRSDHAGVGLGLAIVKRITDVHDGSLTITPRTEGGLRIAVQLPAPPAHFTNRTSDQ; the protein is encoded by the coding sequence GTGGATAGGGCGCCCGGGTTCAGCGTTCGCTTCAAGCTCACCCTCAGCTACGCCGGGTTCCTCATGCTGGCCGGCGGTCTGCTGCTCGCGGCGGTGTGGATGTTCCTCCTTCGGTACGTCCCCGATCGTGCGATGCTCTACAACCCCGATGACAGCCCCCATGGTGTCTTCCCCGTCCGGTCCGCCCTCCTGGACGTCTTCGCTCCGAGGGCGGCCGCCGTCATGGCGTTCTTGCTGGTGTTCGGCCTCGTGGGCGGGTGGATCCTCGCCGGCCGCATGCTCGCCCCGCTGACCCGCATCACGGACGCCACACGCATGGCCACGAAGGGGTCACTCTCGCACCGGATCCGGCTGCCGGGCCGCAGAGACGAGTTCCGCGAACTCGCCGACGACTTCGACACGATGCTCGCCCAACTCGAAGCACACGTCGCCGAACAGCGGAGATTCGCGGCCAATGCGTCGCACGAACTGCGCACCCCGCTGGCCATCTCGCAGGCGCTTCTCGACGTGGCCCGCAACGACCCGGCACAGGACCTCGGCGAGATCATCGGCCGCCTGCACGCCGTCAACTCCCGGGCGATCGACCTCACCGAGGCGCTGCTCGTGCTCAGCCGCGCCGACCAGAGGTCCTTCACCCGAGAACCGGTCGACCTGTCCCTGCTCGTCGAAGAGGCCACCGAGACACTGCTCCCGCTCGCCGAGAGGCGCGGTGTCACCATCGAGAACTCCGGTGACATCGCCCCGGCTTTCGGGTCGGGGGCGCTCCTGCTGCAACTGACGACGAACCTGCTGCACAACGCGATCGTGCACAACCTGCCCGGAAAGGGAACGGTACGGATCGAGACCGTCGCCGGTCCCGAGACCGTGGTGCTCATGGTCGAGAACAGCGGCGCGACGCTCTCCCCGCAGGTCGTCTCGACTCTCACCGAGCCGTTTCAGCGCGGCACCGAACGCATTCGCAGCGACCACGCGGGTGTCGGCCTCGGCCTGGCCATCGTCAAGCGGATCACCGACGTGCATGACGGATCCCTCACCATCACCCCGCGCACTGAGGGCGGACTCCGTATCGCCGTTCAACTGCCCGCACCACCGGCACATTTCACCAATAGGACGTCTGACCAGTGA
- a CDS encoding GNAT family N-acetyltransferase, translating into MYAISLTENAELRMLEPWQDAEFLAHIDRARTNTDPWIPWASRSTDLESARATLQNFADKQAADAGRIYGIWRDGVLIGGVMFVHFDAERGNCEIGVWAEPAGEGHGLVSASVRHLIAYAFGERGMHRIEWWNSAGNTRSRAVAQRMGMHLDGTLREQSLYKGVRHDMEIWSLLAHEWRGEQDAA; encoded by the coding sequence ATGTACGCCATATCGCTGACCGAGAATGCCGAGCTCCGCATGCTGGAGCCCTGGCAGGACGCCGAGTTCCTGGCCCACATCGACCGGGCCCGCACCAACACCGACCCGTGGATCCCCTGGGCCTCGCGCTCCACCGACCTGGAATCCGCCCGCGCCACCCTCCAGAACTTCGCGGACAAGCAGGCCGCCGACGCCGGGCGGATCTACGGGATCTGGCGGGACGGCGTCCTGATCGGTGGCGTGATGTTCGTGCATTTCGACGCCGAGAGGGGCAACTGCGAGATCGGCGTGTGGGCCGAGCCCGCGGGTGAGGGCCACGGCCTGGTCAGCGCCTCGGTACGGCACTTGATCGCGTACGCGTTCGGCGAGCGCGGTATGCACCGCATCGAGTGGTGGAACAGCGCCGGGAACACCCGCAGCCGAGCCGTCGCCCAGCGCATGGGCATGCACCTGGACGGCACCCTGCGCGAGCAATCGCTCTACAAGGGCGTCCGCCACGACATGGAGATCTGGTCCCTGCTCGCGCACGAGTGGCGGGGCGAGCAGGACGCGGCGTGA
- a CDS encoding NAD(P)H-dependent oxidoreductase, which produces MKILWVLAHPEPQSLNGSLRDDGIQELRDLGHEVRESDLYAMGWKPVVDSGDFHRETADRLLVGAEQEHAYSAAELTDDITAEQEKIAWADALVFQFPLWWFGPPAILKGWFDRVLVQGFAFGLQDHSGRTLRYGDGGLAGKRAMVITTVGARESGFGPRGIHGQLDEVLFPVLHGTFWYTGMDALPPYVVYGADRLDKAGYDDRATELRARLRSLPVTEPLPYRHEHRGDYDDALVLHPEIEPTLTGVAAHRSRTPGR; this is translated from the coding sequence ATGAAGATTCTTTGGGTACTCGCACACCCCGAACCGCAATCCCTCAACGGCTCCTTGCGTGACGACGGGATACAGGAACTGCGCGATCTCGGGCACGAGGTCCGCGAGTCCGATCTCTACGCGATGGGCTGGAAACCCGTGGTGGACTCCGGCGACTTCCACCGCGAAACGGCCGACCGGCTCCTGGTCGGCGCCGAGCAGGAACACGCCTACAGCGCTGCAGAGTTGACGGACGACATCACCGCCGAGCAGGAGAAGATCGCCTGGGCCGACGCGCTGGTGTTCCAGTTCCCGCTGTGGTGGTTCGGGCCGCCCGCCATCCTCAAGGGGTGGTTCGACCGGGTGCTCGTGCAGGGCTTCGCCTTCGGGCTCCAGGATCACTCGGGGCGGACCCTGCGCTACGGGGACGGCGGTCTCGCCGGCAAACGCGCCATGGTCATCACCACGGTCGGCGCGCGGGAGTCCGGCTTCGGGCCGCGCGGCATCCACGGGCAGCTGGACGAGGTGCTGTTCCCGGTGCTGCACGGCACCTTCTGGTACACGGGGATGGACGCGCTCCCGCCGTACGTCGTCTACGGAGCCGACCGCCTCGACAAAGCCGGCTACGACGACCGCGCGACCGAACTCCGCGCCCGGCTCCGCTCGCTGCCGGTCACCGAGCCGCTCCCCTACCGCCATGAACACCGCGGCGACTACGACGACGCGCTCGTCCTGCACCCGGAGATCGAACCGACCCTCACCGGCGTCGCAGCACACCGCTCACGAACACCAGGACGGTGA
- a CDS encoding endonuclease/exonuclease/phosphatase family protein, whose product MSRPGPWKRGLVLAALALLLGLLMLLHAQITDRGGLGSLVETFLPWFGLFVPVLLAGAMWRRSASAVVALLLPAVAWLSLFGGLLSDKSRPGGDLTVVSHNVNAENSDPGGTARDLAATGADLLALEEMTPQATVTYEKELAKAYPHHTVKGTVGLWSKLPLSDTRTVDVVRGDVGPLARTRPADHPEDPPRALRTTVATDQGPLAVYVVHLGSVRLQPRNGFWTDSRDFGADALTKAVAAETNERMVVLGDLNGTTDDRAFDGLTSQLNSAQEAAGDGFGFTWPASFPMARIDQILVRGVEPESSWVLPETGSDHLPVAAGISW is encoded by the coding sequence CTGTCCCGGCCGGGACCCTGGAAGCGCGGCCTGGTGCTCGCCGCGCTGGCGCTGCTGCTCGGGCTGCTCATGCTCCTGCACGCGCAGATCACGGACAGGGGTGGCCTCGGCAGCCTGGTGGAGACGTTCCTGCCGTGGTTCGGCCTGTTCGTCCCGGTGCTGCTCGCCGGGGCGATGTGGCGCCGCTCCGCCTCCGCGGTGGTCGCGCTGCTGTTGCCGGCCGTGGCGTGGCTGAGCCTCTTCGGCGGGCTGCTCTCCGACAAGTCCCGGCCGGGCGGCGACCTCACCGTGGTCAGCCACAACGTCAACGCCGAGAACTCCGACCCGGGGGGAACCGCGCGCGACCTGGCCGCAACCGGGGCGGACCTGCTTGCCCTTGAGGAGATGACTCCGCAGGCCACGGTCACGTACGAGAAGGAGCTGGCGAAGGCGTATCCGCACCACACGGTGAAGGGCACGGTCGGGCTGTGGAGCAAGCTGCCGCTGTCGGACACCCGGACGGTCGACGTCGTGCGGGGCGATGTCGGCCCGCTGGCGAGAACCCGACCGGCCGACCATCCGGAGGACCCGCCCCGGGCGCTGCGCACCACGGTGGCGACGGATCAGGGACCGCTCGCGGTGTACGTGGTGCACCTGGGTTCCGTGCGGCTGCAGCCCAGGAACGGCTTCTGGACGGACTCGCGCGACTTCGGCGCGGACGCGCTCACCAAGGCCGTCGCCGCCGAGACGAACGAGCGGATGGTGGTGCTCGGCGACTTGAACGGCACCACGGACGACCGCGCGTTCGACGGCCTCACCTCGCAGCTGAACTCGGCCCAGGAGGCGGCCGGTGACGGCTTCGGGTTCACCTGGCCGGCGTCCTTCCCGATGGCGCGGATCGACCAGATCCTGGTCCGCGGCGTGGAGCCGGAGAGCTCATGGGTACTGCCGGAGACCGGAAGCGATCACCTGCCGGTGGCGGCCGGGATCAGCTGGTGA
- a CDS encoding helix-turn-helix domain-containing protein, protein MDSVLYEGDRLRGWEVACPRRAAPLDGVVVAGFRDRSGAGLDMRVIPQPLVTVVIELGDGALAVENTAGNRALRSLAAGLAPGEVRIRGEHVDCVEVRMSPVSAYSLLGVSPTDLDGGVFGLEELWGHHESRLREQLTSAREWDDRFALMDEFLARRHASAPSMDPEVVASWECIVSRRGQVRVGDLAVSCGWSRKRLWSRFTAQVGLTPKRAAMLVRFDRAVRGLSAGRGAAEVAVACGYADQSHLHRDVAAFAGCTPGALGPPPDIYTADAGHL, encoded by the coding sequence GTGGACTCGGTTCTGTACGAAGGTGACCGCCTGCGCGGGTGGGAGGTCGCGTGCCCGCGCCGCGCAGCGCCGCTCGACGGCGTGGTGGTGGCGGGATTCCGTGACCGGTCGGGGGCCGGGCTCGACATGCGGGTCATCCCTCAGCCGCTCGTGACGGTCGTCATCGAGCTCGGCGACGGAGCCCTGGCCGTCGAGAACACCGCCGGCAACCGGGCGTTGAGGAGTCTCGCCGCCGGTCTCGCGCCGGGGGAGGTGCGCATCCGCGGGGAGCACGTGGACTGCGTAGAGGTACGCATGTCCCCGGTGAGCGCCTACTCGCTCCTCGGCGTCTCGCCCACCGACCTGGACGGCGGCGTGTTCGGCCTGGAGGAGCTGTGGGGGCACCATGAGTCCCGGCTCCGCGAGCAGTTGACCAGCGCCAGGGAGTGGGATGACCGCTTCGCGCTGATGGATGAGTTCCTGGCACGCCGGCACGCGTCGGCACCGTCGATGGATCCGGAGGTCGTCGCCAGCTGGGAGTGCATCGTCTCGCGCCGGGGCCAGGTGCGGGTCGGCGACCTGGCGGTGTCGTGCGGGTGGAGCCGCAAGCGGCTGTGGTCGAGGTTCACCGCTCAGGTAGGCCTGACGCCCAAGCGCGCCGCGATGCTCGTACGCTTCGACCGTGCCGTCCGAGGCCTTTCGGCGGGCCGCGGCGCCGCCGAGGTCGCCGTGGCGTGCGGATACGCCGACCAGTCCCACCTGCATCGCGACGTGGCGGCCTTCGCGGGCTGTACGCCGGGTGCGCTGGGGCCGCCGCCCGACATCTACACGGCAGACGCCGGTCACCTGTGA
- the dgoD gene encoding galactonate dehydratase, translating into MKITRIETFAVPPRWLLCRVETDEGLVGWGEPVVEGRAATVRTAVGELAELLVGKDPSGIEDHWQVMTKGSFYRGGPVLSSAVAGLDQALWDIAGKRLGVPVHVLLGGPVRERVRAYSWVGGDSPAHITEQVTAQVEAGFTAVKMNASGRMNRLATGADIDEIVTRAAAAREVLGPGRDFALDFHGRFHAANARRLLPHLAPLAPMFAEEPLLPEYGHLLPALVASSPVPIATGERLYSRQDVLPALQACVAVLQPDLSHAGGISEVRRIASLAETFDTLIAPHCPLGPVSLAASLQIAVSVPNFLIQEQSIGIHYNTGADVLSYLADTEVFRFHQGHLLRPTGPGLGIEIDEAAVRAADDSEADWHNPVWRHEDGSFAEW; encoded by the coding sequence ATGAAGATCACCCGTATCGAGACGTTCGCCGTCCCGCCCCGCTGGCTCCTGTGCCGCGTGGAGACCGACGAGGGACTGGTCGGATGGGGCGAGCCGGTGGTTGAGGGGCGCGCGGCCACCGTGCGTACGGCCGTCGGCGAGCTGGCCGAACTTCTCGTCGGCAAGGACCCGTCGGGCATCGAGGACCACTGGCAGGTGATGACGAAGGGGTCCTTCTACCGCGGCGGCCCCGTCCTCTCCAGCGCGGTGGCCGGACTCGACCAGGCGCTGTGGGACATCGCGGGCAAGCGGCTCGGCGTGCCGGTGCACGTGCTGCTTGGCGGCCCGGTCCGCGAGCGGGTACGGGCCTACAGCTGGGTGGGCGGTGACAGCCCCGCCCACATCACCGAGCAGGTGACGGCCCAGGTCGAGGCGGGCTTCACCGCGGTGAAGATGAACGCGAGCGGCCGCATGAACCGCCTTGCCACCGGCGCCGACATCGACGAGATCGTCACCCGTGCCGCGGCGGCCCGCGAAGTCCTCGGCCCCGGACGGGACTTCGCGCTGGACTTCCACGGCCGCTTCCACGCCGCGAACGCCCGCCGGTTGCTGCCTCACCTGGCCCCGCTCGCGCCCATGTTCGCCGAGGAACCGCTCCTGCCGGAGTACGGCCACCTGCTGCCCGCCCTGGTCGCCTCCTCACCCGTGCCGATCGCCACCGGCGAGCGCCTGTACTCACGGCAGGACGTGCTGCCCGCCCTGCAGGCCTGTGTCGCCGTCCTGCAGCCCGACCTGTCCCACGCGGGCGGCATCTCGGAGGTCCGCCGCATCGCCTCCCTGGCCGAGACCTTCGACACCCTCATCGCCCCGCACTGCCCGCTGGGGCCCGTGTCGCTGGCCGCCAGCCTCCAGATCGCCGTCAGCGTCCCCAACTTCCTCATCCAGGAACAGTCGATCGGCATCCACTACAACACCGGCGCCGACGTCCTGTCCTACCTCGCCGACACCGAGGTGTTCCGCTTCCATCAGGGCCATCTCCTGCGCCCGACCGGACCGGGGCTCGGCATCGAGATCGACGAGGCGGCGGTGCGCGCGGCTGACGACAGCGAGGCCGACTGGCACAACCCGGTGTGGCGGCACGAGGACGGCTCGTTCGCCGAGTGGTGA
- a CDS encoding M15 family metallopeptidase, whose amino-acid sequence MTYNETARTARTPARRARSATLAALAVVGATLMGVIGCQSSASSPSSTAMSSPAASPSDSRHGNRPGALGEAGGVVSDGVTVFDGEVPAVANLDPDLLDALRRAAKEAADDEVTFFVNSGWRSPEYQDQLLREAVAKYGSKEEAARWVATADTSPHVSGNAIDVGQSDATAWLSGHGADHGLCQIYRNESWHYELRPEAIDQGCPPMYADPTQDPRMQR is encoded by the coding sequence ATGACCTACAACGAAACAGCGCGAACGGCACGAACACCGGCCCGCCGTGCCCGGTCGGCCACCCTCGCTGCCCTGGCAGTCGTCGGCGCGACGCTCATGGGCGTCATCGGTTGCCAGTCATCGGCATCCTCACCCTCTTCGACGGCGATGTCCTCCCCGGCCGCCTCCCCCAGCGACAGCCGTCACGGCAATCGCCCTGGGGCGCTGGGCGAGGCGGGTGGCGTCGTCTCCGACGGGGTGACCGTCTTCGACGGCGAAGTCCCGGCCGTGGCCAACCTCGACCCCGATCTGCTCGATGCCCTCCGCCGGGCCGCGAAGGAAGCCGCGGACGACGAGGTCACGTTCTTCGTCAACAGCGGCTGGCGTTCCCCGGAGTACCAGGACCAGCTGCTTCGCGAGGCCGTCGCCAAGTACGGCTCGAAAGAGGAAGCCGCCCGATGGGTCGCCACGGCCGACACCTCTCCTCACGTGTCAGGGAACGCGATCGACGTCGGGCAATCCGACGCCACGGCGTGGCTGTCCGGACACGGTGCCGACCACGGGCTGTGCCAGATCTACAGGAACGAGTCCTGGCACTACGAACTGCGCCCCGAAGCCATCGATCAAGGCTGCCCGCCCATGTATGCCGACCCCACGCAGGACCCGAGGATGCAGCGGTGA
- a CDS encoding response regulator transcription factor, with translation MRVLIVEDEPYMAEAIRDGLRLEAIAGDIAGDGDTALELLSFNAYDIAVLDRDIPGPTGDEVARSIVASGSGMPILMLTAADRLDDKATGFELGADDYLTKPFELQELVLRLRALDRRRAHNRPPVRELAGLRLDPFRREVYRNGLYVALTRKQFAVLEVLLAAEGGVVSAEELLERAWDENADPFTNAVRITVSALRKRLGEPWVIATVPGAGYRIETEGKEGGDRG, from the coding sequence ATGCGAGTGCTGATCGTCGAGGACGAGCCCTACATGGCGGAGGCCATCCGTGATGGCCTGCGCCTGGAAGCCATCGCGGGGGACATCGCGGGGGACGGCGACACCGCTCTGGAACTGCTGAGCTTCAACGCCTACGACATCGCCGTCCTGGACCGGGACATTCCCGGCCCCACCGGTGACGAGGTCGCCAGAAGCATCGTCGCCTCCGGCAGCGGAATGCCGATTCTCATGCTCACCGCTGCCGACCGTCTCGACGACAAGGCCACCGGGTTCGAACTCGGCGCCGACGACTACCTCACGAAGCCGTTCGAGCTCCAGGAACTCGTGCTCAGGCTCAGAGCACTCGACCGCAGGCGCGCGCACAACAGGCCGCCCGTGCGGGAGCTCGCGGGTCTGCGGCTCGATCCGTTCCGCCGCGAGGTCTACCGCAACGGCCTCTACGTCGCACTGACCAGGAAGCAGTTCGCCGTGCTCGAAGTCCTTTTGGCAGCCGAAGGCGGTGTCGTCAGCGCCGAGGAGCTCCTGGAGCGGGCCTGGGACGAGAACGCGGACCCCTTCACCAATGCCGTACGCATCACGGTCTCCGCACTGCGCAAGCGGCTGGGCGAACCGTGGGTCATCGCCACGGTGCCTGGCGCCGGATACCGCATCGAGACCGAAGGCAAGGAGGGAGGAGACCGTGGATAG
- a CDS encoding Lrp/AsnC family transcriptional regulator, whose translation MDDVDRKILAELQEDGRLTVTELAARVRLSLSPCHRRLRELERSGAIRGYRAILDARAVGLSFEAFVFVTMRQEDRDTVSAFEHALTEIPEILQAERLFGDPDYLVRILSKDLPAFQRLYDDKLATLPGVQRLSSTLVMKHVVNERALPL comes from the coding sequence ATGGATGATGTGGACCGGAAGATCCTTGCCGAGCTCCAGGAAGACGGCCGTCTGACGGTCACGGAACTGGCGGCGCGCGTACGGCTGAGCCTCTCCCCCTGCCACCGCAGGCTGCGCGAACTCGAACGCAGCGGAGCCATCCGCGGCTACCGCGCGATCCTGGACGCGCGCGCCGTGGGTCTGAGCTTCGAGGCGTTCGTCTTCGTCACCATGCGCCAGGAGGACCGCGACACCGTCTCCGCCTTCGAGCACGCCCTCACCGAGATCCCCGAGATCCTTCAGGCCGAGCGCCTCTTCGGGGATCCCGACTATCTCGTACGCATCCTCAGCAAGGACCTGCCCGCCTTCCAGCGCCTGTACGACGACAAGCTGGCGACCTTGCCCGGCGTACAGCGCCTGAGCTCCACGCTCGTCATGAAGCACGTGGTGAACGAGCGCGCGCTGCCCCTGTGA
- a CDS encoding substrate-binding domain-containing protein, producing MAGTRLKDVAERAGVSIKTVSNVVRGETRVADRTRERVLRAIADLDYQPNASARHLRTGRSGIIALAVPELVAPYFAELAAQVIAAAKKRGCTVLIEDTGGSADEELRIACGLSDPLIDGVLLSPLRLDEQVLAAREGRVPLVLLGEQSYEIPADHVLIDNSAAAREATDHLLSLGRRRVAVIGQPSGPAHATTVQRMHGYLTALHAAGVPHDPRLAPDTRSFTRAAGAAAMHALLALEDPPDAVFCFNDLLASGALRVAHEHGLRVPHDLAVAGFDDVEESRYSVPSLTTVAPDKRGIAELAVDALLRRIDAGAMAPHTRLTAGYELMVRESTRATS from the coding sequence GTGGCAGGCACTCGCCTGAAGGACGTCGCGGAACGCGCCGGGGTATCGATCAAGACGGTGTCGAACGTCGTCCGCGGCGAGACCCGGGTCGCCGACCGGACACGCGAGCGCGTTCTGCGCGCCATCGCCGACCTCGACTACCAACCCAACGCCTCCGCACGCCACTTGCGCACCGGACGCAGCGGCATCATCGCGCTCGCCGTGCCCGAGCTCGTCGCACCGTACTTCGCCGAACTGGCCGCGCAGGTCATCGCGGCGGCGAAGAAGCGCGGCTGCACGGTACTCATCGAGGACACCGGCGGCAGCGCGGACGAGGAGCTCCGCATCGCCTGCGGCCTCAGCGACCCGCTCATCGACGGCGTCCTGCTCAGCCCGCTCCGCCTCGACGAGCAGGTCCTCGCCGCCCGCGAAGGCCGCGTGCCGCTCGTACTCCTGGGTGAGCAGTCGTACGAGATCCCCGCGGACCACGTCCTGATCGACAACTCTGCGGCGGCGCGCGAGGCCACCGACCACCTCCTGTCCCTCGGCCGCCGCCGCGTCGCCGTCATCGGACAGCCCTCGGGCCCCGCCCACGCAACCACGGTCCAGCGCATGCACGGCTATCTGACCGCGCTGCACGCGGCGGGCGTCCCGCACGACCCCCGACTCGCCCCGGACACACGGTCGTTCACCCGGGCCGCCGGGGCTGCCGCGATGCACGCGCTGCTGGCCCTGGAGGACCCACCGGACGCCGTCTTCTGCTTCAACGACCTGCTGGCATCCGGCGCGCTGCGAGTGGCGCACGAACACGGGCTGCGGGTCCCGCACGACCTCGCCGTGGCCGGCTTCGACGACGTGGAGGAGTCCCGCTACAGCGTGCCGAGCCTGACGACCGTCGCCCCCGACAAACGAGGCATCGCGGAACTGGCCGTGGACGCACTGCTCCGCAGGATCGACGCCGGCGCGATGGCCCCGCACACGCGGCTCACCGCGGGATACGAACTGATGGTGCGGGAGAGCACGCGCGCGACGAGCTGA
- a CDS encoding TetR/AcrR family transcriptional regulator translates to MTPPARTDHDARRTEVSQAVWRVLAAHGFGGLTLRAVAAEMGATTGLLTHYFPSKRALLRHALEVLDRRSAERPRPAAARAGAASGLVMLRATLLDILPLDAESAASNRIWVASWDVALADPELAEEHAERYRRARERMAGHIAQAQELGELPLGQGADDTAAAAQSFVLGLVVQALFAPQEFPAERQTAMVDAYLARLGA, encoded by the coding sequence ATGACACCGCCGGCCCGTACCGACCATGACGCCCGCAGGACCGAGGTCTCCCAGGCGGTGTGGCGAGTCCTTGCCGCCCACGGCTTCGGCGGCCTCACCCTGCGTGCCGTCGCCGCGGAGATGGGGGCCACCACCGGCCTGCTCACGCACTACTTCCCCAGCAAGCGCGCGCTGCTGAGACACGCCCTCGAAGTACTCGACCGGCGCTCGGCCGAACGCCCGCGCCCGGCGGCCGCGCGGGCCGGGGCGGCGTCCGGTCTGGTGATGCTGCGGGCGACGCTGCTCGACATCCTTCCGCTGGACGCGGAGAGCGCCGCGAGCAACCGCATCTGGGTGGCCTCCTGGGACGTGGCGCTCGCTGATCCGGAGCTGGCCGAGGAGCACGCCGAGCGCTACCGCCGGGCGCGCGAGCGCATGGCCGGGCACATCGCGCAAGCCCAGGAGCTGGGCGAACTGCCGCTCGGCCAAGGGGCCGACGACACCGCGGCGGCCGCCCAGAGCTTTGTACTCGGCCTGGTCGTCCAGGCGCTGTTCGCGCCTCAGGAGTTCCCCGCCGAGCGGCAGACCGCGATGGTCGACGCGTACTTGGCGCGACTGGGTGCGTAG
- a CDS encoding SDR family oxidoreductase codes for MVVSGGAQGIGAATARRLAGEGAGVVIADVDAEEGERTARSIREGGGHAVFEACDVAEEESWARAVAAARARFGPVSGLLSNAYTVRGGAADVIEPADWNRQLSVMLTGAFLGVRACLDDLSATRGAVVLVSSVHAVMGLPGRPAYAAAKAGLTGLARQLAVEYAPGVRVNALLPGPILTRAWDTIGADDRARSIEQTPAGRLGRPDEVAASAAFLLSDEASFVTGASLVVDGGWSVFKTSA; via the coding sequence GTGGTCGTGAGCGGGGGAGCTCAAGGCATCGGCGCGGCGACCGCGCGGCGGCTCGCGGGCGAAGGGGCCGGGGTGGTGATCGCCGATGTGGATGCCGAGGAGGGCGAGCGCACCGCACGTTCCATCCGCGAGGGCGGCGGGCATGCGGTCTTCGAGGCCTGTGACGTGGCGGAGGAAGAGTCCTGGGCGCGGGCGGTGGCGGCCGCCCGCGCCCGCTTCGGCCCGGTGTCCGGCCTGCTCAGCAATGCCTACACGGTGCGCGGCGGCGCGGCCGACGTCATCGAACCGGCGGACTGGAACCGGCAGTTGTCGGTGATGCTGACCGGCGCGTTCCTCGGCGTACGGGCCTGCCTGGACGACCTGAGTGCCACGCGTGGCGCGGTCGTCCTGGTCTCGTCGGTGCACGCTGTCATGGGTCTGCCCGGACGTCCCGCCTACGCGGCGGCGAAGGCGGGCCTGACCGGTCTTGCGCGCCAGCTCGCGGTGGAGTACGCACCCGGCGTGCGGGTCAACGCGCTCCTGCCGGGTCCCATCCTGACCCGGGCCTGGGACACGATCGGCGCGGACGACCGGGCGCGGAGCATCGAGCAGACCCCGGCGGGCCGCCTCGGCCGCCCGGACGAGGTCGCGGCGAGCGCGGCGTTCCTGCTGAGCGACGAGGCGTCCTTCGTCACCGGGGCCAGTCTCGTCGTCGACGGTGGATGGAGCGTGTTCAAGACGTCCGCCTGA